The following coding sequences are from one Pseudomonadota bacterium window:
- a CDS encoding sigma 54-interacting transcriptional regulator, with protein sequence MKIDENLFFRETTLRICGSLEIEKALWHCFLYVRNIIPTDELILTEYNHSTGTLDVVATAYEDGGISSTDKIPMPPHLQRQLEDPFKFPRVRTSDDVYKDEILAIVAGKYRWTDSSIIVGRLIVENKFVGSLIGRATGKGRYTEDDAKLWSLINEPAAVALANSRRYMELMKLKEMLADDSKYFQNELRRGFSEEIIGAEFGLKGVMEQILKVAPQSSPVLLYGETGTGKELIANAIHNYSTINNGPLIKVNCGAIPESLIDSELFGHEKGAFTGALSQQRGRFERADGGTIFLDEVSELPFHAQVRLLRVLQEKEIERVGGTHSIKVEIRIISATNKDLKTLVKENLFRDDLYYRLCVFPIYIPPLRERKVDIPGLIDYFMRKKAIEIGLHFKPALLPGTMELLVDYDWPGNVRELSNVLERAIIIHGGRPLSFEDIVGIQIHSNEQSEYMGYSQENNDLSLNNIETQHIRMALKMAGGRVEGQKGAAAILGINPGTLRHRMRKLSIPFGRAAKT encoded by the coding sequence ATGAAGATAGATGAAAACCTGTTTTTCAGAGAAACTACATTACGTATATGCGGGAGCCTCGAGATTGAAAAGGCACTCTGGCATTGTTTCCTTTACGTCCGTAACATCATACCCACTGACGAACTTATTCTGACCGAATATAACCACAGCACGGGAACATTAGATGTAGTTGCAACCGCGTATGAGGATGGCGGCATTTCAAGTACGGATAAAATCCCCATGCCCCCGCATCTTCAGAGACAACTGGAAGACCCCTTCAAATTCCCGCGGGTAAGGACATCGGACGATGTATACAAGGATGAAATACTTGCAATCGTTGCCGGAAAGTACCGTTGGACTGACTCCTCCATTATCGTTGGACGGCTTATTGTTGAAAATAAATTTGTCGGGTCTTTAATTGGCAGGGCAACCGGGAAAGGACGATACACGGAAGATGATGCAAAACTATGGTCACTTATAAATGAGCCTGCGGCAGTTGCCCTTGCCAATAGTCGTCGCTATATGGAATTGATGAAGCTTAAAGAGATGCTTGCAGACGACAGTAAATATTTTCAGAACGAATTACGACGTGGTTTCAGCGAAGAGATCATAGGCGCTGAATTCGGCCTGAAAGGGGTAATGGAACAAATCTTGAAAGTGGCGCCTCAGTCGAGTCCCGTATTACTTTATGGTGAGACAGGCACCGGTAAGGAACTTATTGCCAATGCAATTCACAATTATTCAACTATAAACAATGGACCTCTTATAAAGGTCAACTGCGGGGCCATACCCGAATCTCTTATCGACAGCGAGCTTTTCGGTCATGAAAAAGGCGCCTTCACCGGCGCCCTATCCCAACAAAGAGGCAGATTTGAACGTGCCGATGGAGGCACCATCTTTCTCGATGAAGTCAGCGAACTGCCTTTTCATGCCCAGGTTCGCCTGCTCAGAGTCCTTCAGGAGAAAGAAATAGAGCGCGTTGGCGGAACCCATTCCATAAAAGTCGAAATACGGATTATCTCTGCTACCAATAAGGACCTCAAGACACTTGTAAAAGAAAACCTTTTCAGGGACGATCTGTACTACCGCTTATGTGTGTTTCCCATATATATCCCGCCCCTCAGGGAACGCAAGGTTGATATCCCGGGCCTTATTGATTATTTCATGCGAAAAAAGGCAATTGAAATCGGCTTGCATTTTAAACCGGCCCTTTTGCCCGGCACCATGGAACTACTTGTTGATTATGACTGGCCGGGCAACGTAAGGGAGTTGAGCAATGTCCTCGAGCGCGCGATTATTATTCACGGCGGGAGACCACTGAGCTTCGAAGACATTGTCGGCATACAGATACACAGCAATGAGCAGTCGGAATACATGGGGTACAGCCAGGAAAACAATGATCTGTCACTCAACAACATTGAAACACAGCATATCAGAATGGCTTTGAAAATGGCCGGGGGAAGGGTGGAGGGACAAAAAGGGGCAGCCGCCATCCTGGGGATAAATCCCGGTACCTTGCGGCACAGGATGAGGAAGTTGAGTATCCCATTCGGCAGGGCAGCAAAAACATAG
- a CDS encoding cytidylate kinase-like family protein, protein MAILTIAREYGSGGKEIGKSIAGLLDYGYVDRKLILEDMKKVGASWEELTKYLDENQPTVIERYEWSYRGFVALNQSHILNYALHDRVVIMGRGGNFLLNGMPHALRIRTTAPIKKRIENVMRWQEINNSEDARFLIEKADKEMAGAVYLIYGSAWDDPEQYDFVFDTSTKTYDEIINIVKEELEKRDKVYTEKTGKVLQLKALAAKIRAEIAINSDLSVSTLEVGFKEEGLVEYGLVAGGVVHNIDDKKNIEEIVKKLSGDVPVEFGFQYRMHPRLGDIQYK, encoded by the coding sequence ATGGCCATACTGACGATAGCAAGGGAATACGGAAGCGGTGGCAAAGAGATCGGCAAAAGCATAGCCGGGCTCTTGGATTATGGATATGTTGACAGAAAACTGATTCTTGAGGATATGAAGAAGGTGGGCGCCAGTTGGGAGGAGCTGACAAAATATCTTGACGAAAATCAACCGACTGTTATCGAGAGATATGAATGGTCTTACAGGGGTTTTGTGGCTTTAAATCAAAGTCACATTCTTAATTATGCTTTGCATGACAGGGTTGTGATTATGGGAAGAGGCGGCAATTTCCTTTTGAACGGGATGCCACATGCTTTGAGGATACGGACGACAGCGCCAATTAAAAAGAGGATTGAAAATGTAATGCGATGGCAGGAAATCAATAACAGTGAAGACGCCCGATTTCTCATAGAAAAGGCTGATAAAGAGATGGCAGGCGCTGTCTATCTGATTTATGGAAGTGCCTGGGATGACCCTGAACAATACGATTTTGTTTTTGATACAAGCACTAAAACATATGATGAAATTATCAATATTGTAAAAGAAGAGCTTGAAAAAAGAGATAAAGTATATACGGAAAAGACAGGCAAAGTGCTACAGTTAAAGGCCCTTGCAGCAAAAATAAGGGCGGAAATCGCAATAAACTCTGACCTGTCCGTATCAACACTTGAGGTAGGATTTAAAGAAGAAGGTCTTGTGGAATACGGGTTGGTTGCAGGTGGTGTCGTGCACAACATAGACGACAAGAAAAATATCGAAGAAATTGTCAAGAAATTATCGGGGGATGTTCCTGTCGAGTTCGGGTTTCAATACAGGATGCATCCGAGGCTTGGGGATATACAGTATAAATGA
- a CDS encoding SLC13 family permease has protein sequence MDFIQIAASVIFLASIILVITGWIDSVIAALSGIILMIFVGIYSDIDAFKIVDWNVIAILLSIWIISGYFGKSGVPDFLAAIILKMSKGNVAIFVTVLGMLAGFVSMLIDNVVVVLMFAPVVFHACRRFNFPAFAPVMFVGLCANFMGTAMLLGDLPPQMLHSVSGIEFSGFLWYLGRPSSFFILCISYIITCGSFYWIFSKKYKDIRMDVASMSEEKPLDHIKDKPFAIITCSIFVLTIVAMALRPIFGYTLGFIAMWGAMAIMLIFEVFKDRFTLEIPNVEQVFSELDWRAIFFYVSLFALVGGLEHAGVIKLVSNAITPLIQKSLIGGATALYWVTAPIVGIVEHDAYILTMLYVIRDLAKDTGMNPWPLYWMLLWAGTLGSNLTVAGAPALFVAKSMGEKEDQRKVGLKEFLGITVPYVIISLIFCYIPAMLVWVIPFQK, from the coding sequence ATGGATTTTATACAAATTGCAGCAAGCGTTATCTTCCTCGCCAGTATCATCCTTGTAATCACCGGTTGGATTGACAGCGTCATCGCTGCGCTCTCAGGGATCATTCTGATGATCTTTGTCGGCATTTACAGCGATATTGATGCCTTTAAGATTGTTGACTGGAATGTCATAGCCATACTCCTGAGCATATGGATTATATCGGGCTATTTCGGTAAATCCGGTGTGCCGGACTTTCTGGCTGCTATTATCTTAAAGATGTCCAAGGGAAACGTGGCAATTTTTGTAACAGTCCTTGGTATGCTTGCCGGATTTGTATCAATGCTGATCGACAATGTAGTAGTTGTCCTCATGTTCGCGCCTGTTGTGTTTCATGCATGTCGACGATTCAATTTTCCTGCTTTTGCGCCTGTCATGTTCGTCGGTTTATGCGCAAACTTCATGGGTACGGCAATGCTGTTGGGTGATTTGCCTCCACAGATGCTCCACAGTGTTTCAGGCATAGAATTCAGCGGTTTCCTGTGGTATCTGGGGCGGCCCTCATCATTTTTTATCCTCTGTATCTCATACATTATTACATGCGGATCTTTTTACTGGATATTTTCAAAAAAGTACAAGGATATACGCATGGATGTTGCATCCATGTCTGAGGAAAAACCCCTTGACCATATAAAGGATAAACCCTTTGCCATAATCACTTGCAGCATCTTTGTGCTCACAATCGTTGCTATGGCCTTAAGACCAATATTCGGTTATACCCTCGGGTTTATTGCCATGTGGGGCGCTATGGCAATCATGCTTATATTTGAAGTTTTTAAGGACCGTTTTACCCTGGAAATTCCCAATGTTGAACAGGTATTTTCAGAGTTGGACTGGAGGGCCATATTCTTTTACGTTTCTCTTTTTGCTTTGGTTGGCGGTCTGGAACATGCCGGGGTGATAAAACTCGTATCCAATGCAATTACTCCATTGATCCAGAAAAGCCTGATAGGGGGCGCAACAGCTCTCTACTGGGTAACGGCCCCAATCGTGGGTATTGTGGAGCATGATGCCTATATCCTTACCATGCTCTATGTCATCAGAGACCTCGCAAAAGATACGGGGATGAACCCCTGGCCGTTGTACTGGATGTTATTATGGGCCGGTACGTTGGGCAGTAACCTGACTGTTGCAGGTGCCCCTGCATTATTTGTAGCCAAAAGCATGGGTGAGAAAGAAGACCAGAGAAAGGTCGGTTTAAAAGAATTTCTGGGCATTACAGTGCCCTATGTTATTATATCGCTGATTTTTTGTTATATCCCGGCAATGCTGGTCTGGGTGATCCCATTTCAGAAATAG
- a CDS encoding sodium ion-translocating decarboxylase subunit beta, with the protein MTEAILGGLSGLIAGFSALHWSNVVMMIIGGILLYLGIKKDFEPLLLVPIGFGCIIVNIPLADLMEKEGFLRTLYDMGVITELFPLLIFVGIGAMTDFRPVLESPYTFLLGAAGQLGIFLVLLLALWMGFPYNEAVTIGIIGACDGPTVIFVASKYAKELLGPCTVAAYSYMSLVPVLQPPIMRMLTTKKERVTIMKTHKKTVSDTTALLFPIVITIVGGLIAPMGLPLLATIMLGNFMKESGAVARLTKASENEIANIVTLFLGLSIGATMNGPLFVKPTTLIILALGLLAICLDTVGGVLFGKILYYVTGGKVNPLIGAAGISAFPMSARVVQKEGQKYNRKNYLLMHAMGANAGGQVGSVMAAAVMLSVLKAMGVI; encoded by the coding sequence ATGACTGAAGCAATATTAGGTGGTTTATCAGGACTTATAGCAGGTTTTTCAGCCCTGCACTGGTCAAATGTGGTGATGATGATAATAGGTGGAATCCTCCTTTATCTGGGAATTAAAAAGGATTTTGAGCCGTTGCTTCTTGTTCCCATTGGTTTCGGTTGTATTATCGTGAATATTCCCCTTGCAGATCTTATGGAAAAAGAAGGCTTTCTCAGGACCCTCTATGATATGGGCGTTATAACGGAATTGTTCCCCTTACTCATCTTTGTCGGTATCGGGGCTATGACAGATTTCAGGCCTGTACTGGAAAGCCCCTATACTTTTCTTCTCGGGGCAGCAGGGCAGCTCGGTATATTTCTGGTACTTCTTCTTGCCCTTTGGATGGGTTTTCCCTATAACGAAGCTGTTACTATCGGTATTATAGGCGCCTGCGACGGGCCGACAGTTATCTTTGTTGCATCCAAATATGCAAAGGAGCTGCTTGGTCCCTGCACGGTTGCGGCATATTCATATATGTCATTAGTACCGGTGCTTCAGCCGCCGATTATGAGGATGCTTACCACAAAGAAAGAACGTGTGACTATCATGAAGACACACAAGAAGACAGTGTCGGATACCACAGCGCTGCTTTTCCCGATTGTCATCACAATAGTTGGTGGTCTTATTGCACCAATGGGATTACCGCTTCTTGCAACGATTATGCTCGGCAATTTCATGAAGGAGTCAGGCGCAGTTGCCAGACTTACCAAAGCATCTGAAAATGAGATAGCCAACATCGTTACCTTATTTCTCGGATTATCAATCGGTGCTACAATGAACGGACCGTTATTTGTTAAACCTACAACCTTAATTATTCTTGCACTGGGTCTTTTGGCTATATGCCTTGATACGGTTGGCGGCGTACTCTTCGGAAAGATACTCTATTACGTGACAGGCGGAAAGGTTAACCCCTTGATCGGCGCAGCCGGCATCTCGGCATTCCCCATGTCTGCCCGTGTAGTCCAGAAAGAAGGTCAGAAGTACAACAGAAAGAATTATCTTCTTATGCATGCCATGGGCGCCAATGCAGGCGGCCAGGTCGGTTCTGTTATGGCAGCAGCGGTTATGCTGTCCGTACTGAAAGCCATGGGAGTAATTTGA
- a CDS encoding OadG family protein, which yields MMDKWTFGLTLLVVGMGGTIATLILFSFIMSALKKIFPYRKDEE from the coding sequence ATGATGGATAAATGGACATTCGGTTTAACCTTGCTTGTAGTAGGCATGGGCGGAACAATTGCTACACTCATTTTATTCAGTTTTATAATGAGTGCTTTGAAAAAGATATTTCCGTACAGAAAAGATGAAGAATAG
- a CDS encoding cache domain-containing protein: MEKLFPKGKIQKLMFWCLLLATLFSFFLSIFLIYNHISYKNTIAKKVKNQVVHHTMEGARAIDNILKKRMSIAQNIADDLTANKLSMKEILKKIRDIVDENLHIHGIAIAYRPYAYNPKVRLHASYYARKYGKPQLIQVESVYDYTKSEHEWYTLPMEKGAMWVGPYSGQAGGVLMTTYSVPFYKVDSATKEKIALGVVALDISLDWVKNIVDSLDFGHSGYGAVISKKGVYLYHPNREYVQKSKTIFDVAGESKDTGREIAGIKSLRGEKGVVEHTGVTTGLPSWLIFEPIPSAGWSLHLTFIKDDIPVNLDILRRQLMVIVLVLTIFGLSFSSLVFRAYEGDNGNLWRICTIVFIVLLSGIGILWHIALSFDTDLKSRGVKIIGKAGLDSFMHSYSKEFIQRGAGEPKYVPTGIFIRSAEFSGANKILMSGYIWQKYNNKTHKDISRGFILPDAIGDIKISEAYSFMQKDMRVIGWYFQATLYGRLDYSRYPVDYERLGIQIRHQDLGKNVILIPDLEAYKFINPSTLPGLGKDFVIPDWEVKNTFFEFIMKNYDTNFGIQDYSGQDNFPELYFNIMIKRNLVDAFIRNMTPLIIVALLLFAVMFIMAEEKMSKKFAMDIGENLVFIGSMCFVIIFSHINTRGRIPTQEIFYLEYFYFVIYIALLWVPISAILFVGGNKSSFIQYKGNLFSKLLYWPVILGALFTITMITFY, encoded by the coding sequence ATGGAGAAGCTTTTCCCCAAGGGTAAAATACAAAAACTGATGTTCTGGTGTTTGCTGCTGGCTACCCTATTCAGCTTTTTTCTCTCTATTTTTCTTATCTATAATCATATTTCCTATAAAAACACCATTGCAAAAAAAGTTAAAAACCAGGTGGTTCACCATACCATGGAGGGCGCAAGAGCAATAGACAATATTCTTAAAAAACGTATGTCTATTGCTCAAAATATTGCTGATGATTTAACAGCCAACAAACTCAGCATGAAAGAGATTTTAAAGAAAATCAGGGATATTGTTGATGAGAACCTGCACATTCACGGTATTGCCATTGCTTATAGGCCTTATGCATACAATCCAAAGGTCAGGCTCCATGCGTCTTACTATGCGAGAAAATACGGGAAACCGCAATTAATTCAGGTAGAATCAGTCTATGACTATACTAAATCGGAACACGAGTGGTATACCCTTCCAATGGAAAAAGGGGCCATGTGGGTCGGGCCTTATTCCGGACAGGCAGGCGGTGTCCTGATGACCACATATTCTGTCCCCTTTTACAAGGTTGACTCTGCAACAAAGGAAAAAATCGCTCTTGGCGTGGTAGCCCTTGATATTTCCCTGGATTGGGTGAAAAATATAGTGGACTCCCTTGATTTTGGCCATAGCGGTTACGGCGCGGTCATATCAAAAAAAGGTGTGTATCTTTATCACCCCAACAGGGAGTATGTTCAAAAATCAAAAACAATCTTTGACGTGGCAGGGGAATCGAAAGATACGGGGAGGGAAATAGCAGGCATAAAATCATTGAGAGGCGAAAAAGGGGTTGTAGAACATACCGGTGTTACCACGGGACTCCCTTCGTGGCTTATTTTTGAGCCAATACCTTCCGCTGGATGGTCATTACATCTCACATTTATCAAAGATGATATTCCGGTAAACCTTGATATTCTCAGGCGACAACTTATGGTGATTGTCCTTGTCTTAACAATTTTTGGTCTGTCGTTCTCATCGCTTGTTTTCCGCGCTTATGAAGGTGACAACGGGAATCTCTGGAGGATTTGCACCATTGTTTTCATTGTGCTTCTATCAGGGATAGGTATTCTCTGGCACATTGCATTGTCATTTGATACAGACTTGAAAAGTAGAGGTGTAAAGATTATCGGAAAGGCCGGTCTGGATAGTTTTATGCATTCATATAGCAAGGAATTTATTCAAAGAGGTGCCGGCGAACCGAAATATGTACCAACCGGAATCTTTATACGGTCGGCTGAGTTCTCCGGGGCAAATAAGATATTAATGAGCGGATATATCTGGCAGAAATATAACAACAAGACCCACAAAGATATTTCCCGGGGGTTTATCCTTCCCGATGCCATAGGTGATATAAAAATCAGCGAAGCCTATTCCTTTATGCAAAAAGACATGAGGGTAATTGGCTGGTATTTTCAGGCTACGCTGTATGGACGTCTTGATTATTCCAGATACCCTGTTGATTACGAAAGACTTGGGATACAGATTCGTCATCAGGATCTCGGTAAAAATGTGATTCTTATTCCTGACCTCGAGGCATATAAATTTATCAATCCGAGTACCTTGCCGGGCCTGGGGAAAGATTTTGTTATTCCTGACTGGGAAGTAAAAAATACCTTTTTCGAATTTATAATGAAAAATTATGACACAAATTTCGGGATTCAAGATTACTCAGGCCAGGATAATTTTCCTGAACTATATTTTAACATAATGATAAAAAGGAATCTGGTTGATGCATTCATTCGAAATATGACCCCCCTTATCATTGTGGCGTTGCTCTTGTTTGCCGTTATGTTTATTATGGCTGAAGAGAAAATGTCAAAAAAGTTTGCCATGGACATTGGGGAAAATCTGGTTTTTATAGGGTCAATGTGTTTTGTTATTATTTTTTCACATATCAACACCAGGGGTAGAATCCCTACACAGGAAATATTCTATCTTGAGTATTTTTATTTCGTTATCTACATTGCCCTTTTATGGGTTCCGATAAGCGCCATCCTGTTTGTAGGCGGAAACAAGTCATCTTTTATTCAATATAAGGGGAATCTTTTTTCAAAGTTACTATACTGGCCGGTAATACTGGGGGCGTTATTTACAATTACCATGATCACTTTCTATTAA